The Rhodocytophaga rosea genome has a segment encoding these proteins:
- a CDS encoding helix-turn-helix domain-containing protein encodes MSGKLGNLIKKAMVIYRITLSAEERRILSSWINKGSRKAKDIQKAYVLLASDETTGRQSETELAETYKLSTRSVERIRKCFCEQGMGMFDKKTRKLRSDKKIDGKVEAHLLALVCSEPPQGQAKWKLQLLADRLVELKVIDSISHTSVASLLKKMSLSLG; translated from the coding sequence ATGTCAGGTAAATTAGGTAATTTGATCAAAAAAGCCATGGTCATTTATCGAATTACCCTCAGTGCTGAAGAAAGAAGGATCTTAAGTAGTTGGATAAATAAAGGCAGCCGAAAGGCCAAAGATATTCAAAAAGCCTATGTGCTGTTAGCCAGCGATGAAACAACAGGCAGGCAAAGTGAGACTGAGTTGGCAGAAACTTATAAATTATCTACCAGAAGTGTGGAGCGTATCCGTAAGTGTTTTTGTGAGCAGGGCATGGGCATGTTTGATAAGAAAACAAGAAAATTAAGAAGCGACAAAAAGATAGATGGGAAGGTAGAAGCGCATCTGCTGGCATTAGTCTGTAGTGAGCCGCCTCAAGGACAGGCAAAATGGAAACTGCAACTGCTGGCAGACAGATTAGTAGAACTCAAGGTGATTGACTCCATTTCCCATACGAGTGTGGCAAGCCTGTTAAAAAAAATGAGCTTAAGCCTTGGCTGA